Proteins from a genomic interval of Rosa chinensis cultivar Old Blush chromosome 2, RchiOBHm-V2, whole genome shotgun sequence:
- the LOC112187495 gene encoding triphosphate tunnel metalloenzyme 3, with protein MSHTSKALMEVEVKLRLPDAAAHGQVTALLAPFHLGTHRQENLFFDGSKSELSARRAVLRLRFSDRSPLCAVTLKAKAVLVDGVSRVEEDEEEMDPAVGRECAAEPEKMMAAESRVLRRVREEFGVLGFVGMGGFGNVRDVYDWKGLKLEVDETRYEFGTCYEIECESADPDGAKEKLEEFLKENGVRYSYSEVSKFATFRAGKLP; from the coding sequence ATGTCTCACACCTCCAAAGCCCTAATGGAGGTCGAGGTCAAGCTGCGGCTGCCGGACGCCGCCGCCCACGGCCAGGTCACCGCTCTTCTAGCGCCTTTCCACCTCGGCACCCACCGCCAGGAGAATCTCTTCTTCGACGGCTCCAAGTCCGAGCTCTCGGCGCGCCGGGCCGTGCTCCGGCTACGCTTCTCCGACCGGAGCCCTCTCTGCGCCGTGACGCTGAAGGCGAAGGCGGTGCTGGTCGACGGCGTGAGCCGGGTGGAGGAGGACGAGGAGGAGATGGACCCGGCGGTGGGGCGGGAGTGCGCCGCCGAGCCGGAGAAGATGATGGCGGCGGAGTCTAGGGTTTTGAGGAGGGTGAGGGAGGAGtttggggttttagggtttgtgggGATGGGGGGGTTTGGGAATGTGAGGGATGTGTATGATTGGAAAGGGTTGAAATTGGAGGTGGATGAGACTAGGTATGAGTTTGGAACTTGTTATGAGATTGAGTGTGAGAGCGCTGATCCTGATGGGGCTAAGGAGAAGCTTGAGGAGTTCTTGAAGGAAAATGGGGTGAGGTATTCGTATTCTGAAGTGTCCAAGTTTGCGACTTTTCGAGCTGGGAAGCTGCCTTAG
- the LOC112189149 gene encoding uncharacterized protein LOC112189149, whose protein sequence is MAMKIVALSYLLLVALLITTLLTQPGIANAQLPQTPPSNIPGLFPPGTPQDALKCWSSLTGISGCVTEIFQSVFSLQLGTIGADCCKAFLSIEESCLPKMFPLTPFFPPVLKNFCARQGGPAPPARI, encoded by the coding sequence ATGGCAATGAAAATTGTAGCATTGTCTTACCTGCTGCTAGTGGCATTACTCATCACCACCTTGCTAACCCAACCAGGAATAGCCAATGCGCAGTTGCCACAGACTCCTCCTTCGAATATTCCAGGCCTGTTTCCACCAGGAACTCCGCAGGATGCACTTAAATGTTGGTCATCTCTAACCGGCATTAGTGGATGTGTTACGGAAATCTTTCAATCTGTTTTCAGCTTGCAATTAGGCACCATTGGTGCCGACTGTTGCAAGGCCTTCCTTTCTATCGAGGAAAGCTGTTTGCCCAAAATGTTTCCTCTGACTCCTTTCTTCCCTCCTGTGCTCAAGAACTTTTGTGCTCGCCAAGGAGGTCCTGCTCCCCCAGCAAGAATCTAG
- the LOC112189163 gene encoding egg cell-secreted protein 1.2: MAMKIVPLSALLLVALLTTLLSQPGIANAQSPQSPPSVPGLLPPGTPNDVLKCWSSLAGISGCVLEIFQSVFSLQLGTIGADCCKAFLSIEESCWPKMFPLTPFFPPLLKNICELQGRGAAPPAFV, encoded by the coding sequence ATGGCAATGAAAATTGTACCATTATCTGCACTGCTACTAGTGGCATTACTCACCACCTTGCTATCGCAACCAGGAATAGCCAATGCGCAGTCGCCACAGAGTCCTCCTTCGGTTCCAGGCCTGCTTCCACCAGGAACTCCGAATGATGTCCTTAAGTGTTGGTCATCTCTTGCCGGCATTAGTGGATGTGTTTTGGAAATCTTTCAATCTGTTTTCAGCTTGCAATTAGGCACCATTGGTGCCGACTGTTGCAAGGCCTTCCTTTCTATCGAGGAAAGCTGTTGGCCCAAAATGTTTCCTCTGACTCCTTTCTTCCCTCCCTTGCTCAAGAACATTTGTGAGCTCCAAGGAAGAGGTGCTGCGCCCCCAGCATTCGTGTGA
- the LOC112186967 gene encoding heparanase-like protein 3 — protein sequence MDSQIWRTGMCFWVCLFGFLSFIHCVSSEGEGIGGGSTEGLVRIDGKEPIGKIDEDFVCATLDWWPPEKCDYGTCSWGKASLLNLDLSNTILSNAIKAFSPLKLRLGGTLQDKVIYDTEDNKEPCPVPFVKNTTAMFGFNKGCLPMKRWDELNSFFLRTGAKIIFGLNALPGRTLQSDGSATGAWDFTNAESFIRYTVKHNYSIAGWELGNELCGRGVGTAVAASQYVNDTASLHNIVQNVYKGVGPKPLILSPGGFFDAPWFKELADKTTTSLDAVTHHIYNLGPGVDQHLIEKILDPAYLDGIANTFSSLRNILKTSATSASAWVGEAGGAYNSGHHLVTDAFVFSFWYLDQLGMSASYDTKTYCRQTLIGGNYGLLNTTTFVPNPDYYSALLWHRLMGRNVLSTRFAGPKKIRAYTHCAKQSKGIVVLLINLHNTTIVQAKVAFNSTWSLRHRHKYHKSHRSHMLKKHHSGLRSSTERVRGDTEREEYHLTPKDGNIQSQTMLLNGNALNVDSSGNIPTLEPIFVNSSQPIIVAPFSIVFVHIPYVVPPACR from the exons atggattcTCAAATCTGGAGAACAGGGATGTGTTTCTGggtgtgtttgtttggtttcttGAGCTTCATTCATTGTGTGAGTTCAGAAGGAGAGGGAATAGGAGGAGGTAGTACTGAAGGTTTGGTTAGAATTGATGGGAAAGAACCCATTGGGAAAATTGATGAAGATTTTGTTTGTGCAACTTTGGATTGGTGGCCTCCTGAGAAATGTGACTATGGAACTTGCAGCTGGGGCAAGGCTTCTCTCCTTAATCTG GATCTAAGTAACACTATCTTATCAAATGCCATAAAGG CTTTTTCACCATTGAAACTTAGATTGGGAGGTACCTTGCAAGATAAAGTCATATATGATACAGAAGACAATAAAGAACCTTGCCCAGTTCCTTTTGTTAAAAATACCACAGCTATGTTTGGATTTAATAAGGGGTGCTTACCCATGAAGAGATGGGATGAATTAAACTCCTTTTTTCTGAGAACAGG GGCTAAGATTATCTTTGGATTAAATGCCCTCCCCGGACGAACTTTACAGAGTGATGGCTCTGCAACTGGAGCTTGGGACTTTACCAATGCCGAATCTTTCATTCGGTACACTGTCAAACACAACTACTCTATAGCTGGATGGGAGCTAG GGAATGAGCTATGTGGGCGTGGAGTTGGAACAGCAGTAGCAGCAAGTCAGTATGTCAATGATACAGCTTCTCTGCATAACATAGTACAGAATGTATACAAGGGTGTTGGACCAAAGCCACTAATCTTGTCACCTGGAGGGTTCTTTGATGCACCTTGGTTCAAAGAACTTGCAGATAAAACCACCACTTCATTAGATGCGGTCACTCACCATATATATAATCTAGGGCCAG GGGTTGATCAACACCTTATTGAAAAGATTCTTGATCCGGCGTATCTGGATGGTATTGCTAACACATTTAGCAGCCTTCGAAACATCCTAAAGACCTCTGCAACTTCAGCAAGTGCATGGGTTGGGGAAGCAGGAGGTGCTTATAACAGCGGTCATCATCTTGTCACGGATGCATTCGTGTTCAGTTTCTG GTATTTGGATCAGCTTGGTATGTCTGCATCTTATGATACCAAAACTTATTGCAGACAGACATTGATTGGTGGAAACTATGGTTTACTCAACACCACTACCTTTGTTCCCAATCCAGACTACTACAG TGCTCTTCTTTGGCACCGATTAATGGGAAGAAATGTACTGTCAACGAGGTTTGCTGGACCCAAAAAGATACGTGCTTATACACACTGTGCAAAACAATCT AAAGGGATTGTAGTACTATTGATCAACCTACACAACACCACCATTGTTCAGGCCAAGGTTGCCTTCAACAGTACCTGGAGTTTGCGACATAGACACAAATATCACAAGTCTCATAGATCACATATGCTGAAGAAGCACCATAGCGGTCTAAGAAGCTCAACAGAAAGAGTGAGAGGTGATACAGAAAGAGAAGAATACCATTTGACACCAAAGGATGGAAATATACAAAGCCAAACCATGCTGCTTAATGGAAACGCTTTGAATGTGGATTCATCTGGGAACATACCTACATTAGAACCTATTTTTGTAAATTCATCGCAACCGATAATTGTTGCTCCATTTTCAATTGTATTTGTTCACATACCATACGTTGTTCCCCCTGCTTGCAGGTAG
- the LOC112186968 gene encoding probable anion transporter 6, chloroplastic, with amino-acid sequence MAKLTLRAESSYLFSHTTSTSHSQPSSFTSAPKRRRLLSFPSKHSLKFRVFCSIKEKESVKKVNGLPAGDKVHRVGSGSDSEGESGLESGSGAVGFDLDWPPWKNIPQRYKLIGTTSLAFVICNMDKVNLSIAIIPMSHQFGWSSSVAGLVQSSFFWGYALSQLPGGWLAKIFGGRKVLEIGVLTWSLATALVPFVAGFTPGLIVSRILVGIGEGVSPSAATDLIARTIPLEERSRAVAVVFGGLSVGSVAGFLLAPPLIQNLGWEYVFYIFSLLGIGWYVGFQFLEGQASWVGSRSDMRTAQQTSPKELGDSLKDVPWKAFFRSEAVWAMIYAHFCGSWGHYTCLAWLPTYFSEELNLNLTEAAWVSILPPLASIFVTSVASQIADNLISSGVQTTTVRKLCQTIAFLSPAACMTLSSLDLGLPHWEVVGILTGGLALSSFAISGLYCTHQDISPEYASILLGITNTVGALPGVVGVALTGYLLDSTHSWSMSLFLPSILFYLTGTIVWLVFASSKPQTFTKGD; translated from the exons ATGGCCAAACTCACTCTCCGAGCAGAAAGCTCCTACCTTTTTTCCCACACCACCTCCACCTCCCACTCCCAGCCCTCTTCTTTCACCTCAGCACCGAAACGCCGTCGTTTGCTGAGCTTCCCTTCGAAGCACAGCTTGAAATTCAGAGTCTTTTGCAGCATTAAGGAGAAGGAGAGCGTCAAGAAGGTCAATGGGCTCCCCGCCGGCGATAAGGTCcaccgggtcgggtcgggttcGGATTCTGAAGGCGAGTCGGGTCTGGAAAGTGGGTCTGGGGCTGTGGGGTTTGATTTGGACTGGCCTCCGTGGAAGAACATACcccagagatataagctcattgGCACAACTTCATTGGCTTTTGTTATCTGTAACATGGATAAG GTGAACTTGAGTATTGCTATAATTCCCATGTCGCATCAGTTTGGTTGGAGTTCGTCAGTGGCTGGATTGGTTCAGTCGTCCTTCTTTTGGGGGTATGCTTTGAGTCAATTGCCTGGGGGCTGGCTTGCCAAGATATTTGGTGGGAG AAAAGTTCTTGAGATTGGAGTATTAACTTGGTCATTGGCTACAGCACTTGTTCCTTTCGTTGCTGGATTTACTCCTGGTTTAATTGTGTCAAGAATTTTG GTAGGTATTGGAGAAGGTGTTTCCCCGTCTGCTGCAACTGACCTTATTGCCAG AACAATACCTTTGGAAGAGCGCTCACGAGCCGTAGCAGTTGTCTTTGGTGGTTTGAGCGTAGGAAGTGTTGCAGG GTTTCTTCTGGCTCCTCCCCTTATCCAAAATCTTGGCTGGGAATATgtcttttacatattttcccTTTTGGGGATAGGTTG GTATGTgggttttcagtttcttgaaggACAAGCCTCATGGGTTG GATCCCGTTCAGACATGAGGACAGCGCAGCAAACTTCTCCAAAAGAGTTGGGTGACTCGTTGAAG GATGTACCGTGGAAGGCATTTTTCCGAAGTGAAGCTGTTTGGGCAATGATATATGCTCATTTTTGTGGAAGCTGGGGTCATTATACTTGCCTCGCATGGCTTCCTACCTATTTTAG TGAGGAGCTGAACCTGAATTTGACCGAAGCGGCGTGG GTTTCTATCCTTCCTCCGTTGGCGTCAATATTTGTGACTAGCGTTGCATCCCAAATTGCTGATAACTTGATTTCTAGTGGAGTTCAAACCACTACG GTCCGAAAACTTTGCCAAACAATTGCCTTTTTGTCTCCTGCAGCTTGTATgactctttcttctcttgatCTAGGATTGCCCCATTGGGAAGTTGTGGGAATTCTCACTGGTGGTTTAGCCCTTTCAAGCTTTGCAATTTCAG GACTTTATTGTACCCATCAAGATATATCACCCGAATATGCAAGCATACTTTTG GGTATTACCAATACTGTTGGGGCGCTACCTGGAGTAGTAGGCGTTGCCCTCACTGGCTATCTACTTGATTCAACTCATTCATGGAGT ATGTCATTGTTCCTTCCATCAATATTATTCTACCTGACTGGTACAATTGTTTGGTTGGTGTTTGCCAGCAGTAAGCCTCAAACCTTTACAAAGGGAGATTGA
- the LOC112185586 gene encoding protein SRG1 — protein MSVTDMALLHADGDSVRLSMSVQEMSIKGEEPPPQYIVKESKFGAIESSPELGQIPTIDVSLFSPSSIHTKEAEIELNKLKIALSSSGCIQAVGHGISSSFLDKVREAATQFFELPVEDKEKYSRAVHGGSEGYGNDVIVSEKQVLDWSYRLTLRVFPEDQRRLNLWPENPNDFGEVVHEYATKVKFMMGVLFKAMAKSLNLEENSFSDKLLGERALMQARFNFYPPCSRSDKVLGVKPHTDRSGVTVLLQDKEVEGLQVLVDDKWVRVPIVPHAIVVNLGDQMQIMSNGIFKSPMHRVVTNPERMRLSVALFNEPDPDTEIAPVESLIDHETRPRVYRTVKNYGHINYECYQRGEIALETVKI, from the exons ATGTCAGTGACAGACATGGCTCTCCTTCATGCTGATGGTGACTCTGTGAGGTTGTCCATGAGTGTCCAAGAGATGAGTATCAAAGGTGAGGAACCTCCCCCTCAGTATATTGTTAAAGAAAGCAAGTTCGGAGCTATAGAGTCTTCCCCAGAATTGGGTCAAATCCCCACCATTGATGTCAGTCTCTTCTCCCCATCATCAATTCATACCAAGGAAGCAGAGATCGAACTGAACAAACTCAAAATAGCTCTCAGCTCATCAGGCTGCATCCag GCGGTTGGTCATGGGATATCAAGTTCCTTTCTGGACAAGGTACGCGAAGCTGCGACGCAATTCTTTGAACTCCCAGTGGAAGACAAGGAAAAGTACTCCAGAGCTGTTCATGGTGGCTCTGAAGGGTATGGGAATGATGTCATTGTTTCAGAGAAGCAAGTTCTTGATTGGTCCTATCGCCTAACACTTCGAGTATTTCCTGAAGATCAAAGAAGGCTTAACCTTTGGCCAGAAAATCCAAATGATTTTGG AGAGGTTGTACATGAATATGCAACAAAGGTAAAGTTCATGATGGGGGTTCTTTTTAAGGCCATGGCGAAATCATTGAATTTGGAAGAGAACAGCTTTTCAGATAAGCTGCTTGGAGAGAGAGCTCTGATGCAAGCAAGATTCAACTTCTATCCACCGTGTTCAAGATCTGATAAAGTTCTTGGTGTGAAGCCACATACAGATAGGTCAGGAGTGACAGTTTTGTTGCAAGACAAAGAAGTTGAAGGTCTTCAAGTTTTGGTAGATGACAAATGGGTTAGAGTCCCCATTGTGCCTCATGCTATAGTTGTTAACCTTGGTGACCAGATGCAG ATTATGAGTAATGGTATATTCAAGAGCCCAATGCACAGGGTTGTGACAAATCCAGAAAGGATGAGGCTATCTGTGGCCTTGTTTAATGAACCGGATCCTGATACTGAGATTGCTCCAGTGGAGAGCTTGATAGATCATGAAACAAGGCCAAGAGTATACAGAACTGTCAAAAATTATGGTCACATCAACTACGAATGCTATCAAAGAGGAGAAATAGCACTCGAAACAGTGAAGATCTAA
- the LOC112185587 gene encoding protein SRG1 has protein sequence MSVEEMSINGDEPLPEYIVEQGIFGAIDSSPSLGQIPIFDINFFSSTSLNSKQAKNELEKLRSALSSSGCFQAVGHGISSSFLDKVREAGTQFFALPVDEKQKYLEAAHVAGNDVKVTEKQVLDWCYRLTLRVFPEDKRSLNLWPESPNNFREVIDEYATKIKLMMGVLFKAMAKSLNLEENSFAHQLFGEQALMTARFNFYPRCSRADQVFGVKAHTDGSGLTVLLQDKEVQGLQVLVDGKWARVPIVPHALVVNLGDQMQIMSNGIFKSAMHRVVTNTEKLRLSVAMFNLPAPETEIGPLVSLIHHETRPRLYKNVKNYGRINYKCYQRGEIALETVKM, from the exons ATGAGTGTCGAAGAAATGTCCATCAATGGTGATGAACCACTCCCTGAGTATATTGTTGAACAAGGCATCTTTGGAGCTATAGATTCTTCCCCATCACTAGGTCAGATCCCCATCTTTGATATCAATTTCTTCTCCTCAACATCACTCAATTCTAAGCAAGCGAAGAACGAACTTGAGAAACTTAGATCAGCACTAAGCTCATCAGGCTGCTTCCAG GCAGTTGGTCATGGGATTTCAAGTTCCTTTCTTGACAAGGTACGCGAAGCTGGAACACAGTTCTTTGCCCTTCCAGTGGACGAGAAGCAAAAGTACTTAGAGGCAGCTCATGTCGCCGGGAATGATGTCAAAGTCACAGAGAAGCAAGTTCTTGACTGGTGCTACCGTCTAACTCTTCGAGTATTCCCAGAAGATAAAAGAAGCCTTAATCTTTGGCCAGAAAGTCCAAACAACTTTAG AGAGGTGATAGATGAATATGCAACAAAGATAAAGTTAATGATGGGTGTTCTCTTTAAGGCCATGGCAAAATCTTTGAATTTGGAAGAGAACAGCTTTGCACACCAGCTGTTTGGAGAGCAAGCTCTGATGACAGCAAGATTCAACTTCTATCCGCGGTGTTCAAGAGCCGATCAGGTGTTTGGTGTGAAGGCACATACAGATGGGTCAGGATTGACAGTTTTGTTGCAAGACAAAGAAGTACAAGGTCTTCAAGTTTTGGTAGATGGCAAATGGGCTAGAGTCCCCATTGTGCCTCATGCACTAGTTGTTAATCTCGGGGATCAGATGCAG ATTATGAGTAATGGAATATTCAAGAGTGCAATGCACAGGGTGGTGACAAATACAGAAAAGTTGAGACTATCTGTAGCCATGTTTAACTTACCAGCTCCTGAAACTGAGATTGGTCCATTGGTGAGCTTGATACATCATGAAACAAGGCCAAGGTTGTACAAAAATGTCAAGAACTACGGTCGCATCAACTACAAATGCTACCAGAGAGGAGAAATAGCACTTGAAACAGTAAAGATGTAA
- the LOC112189180 gene encoding codeine O-demethylase: MSVQEMSIKGEEPPPQYIVKESKLKFGAIESSPELGQIPIIDVSLFSPSSSDSNQAKFELDKLRTALSSSGCIQAVGHGISSSFLDKVREAATQFFELPVEDKEKYSRAVHGGSEGYGNDVIVSEKQVLDWSYRLTLRVFPEDQRRLNLWPENPNDFGEVVHEYATKVKFMMGVLFKAMAKSLKLEENSFSDKLLGERALMQARFNFYPPCSRSDKVLGVKPHTDRSGVTVLLQDKEVEGLQVLVDGKWVRVPIVPHAIVVNLGDQMQIMSNGVFKSPMHRVVTNPERMRLSVALFNEPDPETEISPVEKLIDEARPRVYKNVKNYGRINYECYQRGEIALETVKI, translated from the exons ATGAGTGTCCAAGAGATGAGCATCAAAGGTGAGGAACCTCCCCCTCAGTATATTGTTAAAGAAAGCAAACTTAAGTTTGGAGCTATAGAGTCTTCCCCAGAATTGGGTCAAATCCCCATCATTGATGTCAGTCTCTTCTCCCCATCATCAAGTGATTCTAACCAAGCGAAGTTCGAACTAGACAAACTTAGAACAGCTCTCAGCTCATCAGGCTGCATccag GCGGTTGGTCATGGGATATCAAGTTCCTTTCTGGACAAGGTACGCGAAGCTGCGACGCAATTCTTTGAACTCCCAGTGGAAGACAAGGAAAAGTACTCCAGAGCTGTTCATGGTGGCTCTGAAGGGTATGGGAATGATGTCATTGTTTCAGAGAAGCAAGTTCTTGATTGGTCCTATCGCCTAACACTTCGAGTATTTCCTGAAGATCAAAGAAGGCTTAACCTTTGGCCAGAAAATCCAAATGATTTTGG AGAGGTTGTACATGAATATGCAACAAAGGTAAAGTTCATGATGGGGGTTCTGTTTAAGGCCATGGCAAAATCGTTGAAATTGGAAGAGAACAGCTTTTCAGATAAGCTGCTTGGAGAGAGAGCTCTGATGCAAGCAAGATTCAACTTCTATCCACCGTGTTCAAGATCCGATAAAGTTCTTGGTGTGAAGCCACATACAGATAGGTCAGGAGTGACAGTTTTGTTGCAAGACAAAGAAGTTGAAGGTCTTCAAGTTTTGGTAGATGGCAAATGGGTTAGAGTCCCCATCGTGCCTCATGCTATAGTTGTTAATCTTGGTGATCAAATGCAG ATAATGAGTAATGGTGTGTTCAAGAGCCCAATGCACAGGGTGGTGACAAATCCAGAAAGGATGAGGCTATCTGTGGCCTTGTTTAATGAACCAGATCCTGAAACTGAGATTAGTCCAGTGGAGAAACTGATAGATGAGGCAAGGCCAAGAGTATACAAAAATGTCAAGAATTATGGTCGCATCAACTACGAATGCTATCAGAGAGGAGAAATAGCACTCGAAACAGTGAAGATCTAA
- the LOC112187315 gene encoding protein SRG1: protein MAESSTPAKVELLATKTVQEQLTEGEVLVPQKYILKDGIPLPNASVELMDVPVIDLGLLAPSSFSMEEFDKLRSALTKWGCFQVINHGMTPEFLDKVREITKQFFALPLQEKQKYLRPVDNIEGYGNDMVFSEQQTLDWTDRLFLTVYPPDKRKLKFWPENPKSFRDTLDQYASKLQVITETVLKAMARSLNLEEDCFLDKYGEQRKMDARFNFYPPCSRPDRVLGVKPHADGTIITLLLQDKEVEGLQFLKDGQWFRAPIVPEALLINVGDQAEILTNGLFKSPVHKVVTNAEKERISLATFCVPDSETDIEPFESLINESRPRLYRKIKNYGGIFLQYYQQGRRPIEAAII, encoded by the exons atgGCTGAATCTTCCACTCCTGCCAAGGTCGAGTTATTAGCAACCAAAACTGTGCAAGAGCAACTCACTGAAGGAGAAGTACTGGTGCCACAGAAATATATTCTCAAAGATGGAATCCCACTCCCAAATGCTTCTGTTGAGTTGATGGATGTTCCAGTTATTGATCTTGGTCTCCTCGCACCTTCCTCATTCAGTATGGAAGAATTTGACAAACTCAGATCAGCTCTTACCAAATGGGGTTGCTTTCAG GTAATAAACCATGGAATGACTCCTGAATTCCTTGACAAAGTCCGTGAAATCACGAAACAATTTTTTGCACTTCCACTGCAAGAGAAGCAGAAATATTTGAGGCCAGTCGACAACATTGAAGGATATGGGAATGACATGGTTTTTTCAGAGCAGCAAACACTTGATTGGACAGATAGACTATTCCTTACTGTATATCCACCAGACAAGCGCAAGCTCAAGTTTTGGCCTGAAAATCCCAAATCTTTTAG GGATACTCTAGACCAATATGCCAGTAAGTTACAGGTCATAACAGAAACTGTCCTTAAGGCCATGGCGCGGTCATTGAATTTGGAGGAAGATTGCTTTCTGGACAAGTATGGAGAACAAAGGAAAATGGATGCTAGGTTTAACTTCTATCCTCCTTGTTCAAGGCCTGATCGCGTACTAGGTGTCAAGCCACATGCAGATGGAACAATAATCACCCTTCTGTTGCAAGATAAAGAAGTGGAAGGTCTTCAATTTCTGAAAGATGGTCAATGGTTTAGAGCTCCAATTGTTCCTGAGGCACTTCTAATTAATGTTGGTGATCAAGCAGAG ATATTGACTAATGGACTGTTCAAGAGCCCAGTGCACAAGGTAGTGACAAATGCCGAAAAGGAGAGGATTTCTTTGGCTACGTTTTGTGTCCCGGATTCAGAGACAGATATTGAACCCTTTGAAAGCCTCATCAATGAGTCAAGGCCAAGGTTGTACAGAAAGATTAAAAACTACGGTGGCATCTTTCTCCAGTACTACCAGCAGGGAAGAAGACCAATTGAAGCAGCAATTATATAA
- the LOC121051782 gene encoding uncharacterized protein LOC121051782, with protein MGEVTKADLDALTTSLTAAFTAALNTVNDSMNNQIGETRGLLGGRNNNNNRNRGREGEEIVQPEQQGQSYQDYKVKAEIHFFSGNLGVEDYLDWQLQVDRFFEIMEVPKNKQVKHVAWRLKSTAAVWWDKLQNTWKKQRKQGVKTWRRMKQLMTERFLPDDYEQILYRLYIECVQGTRTVAEYTGKFLRYLERNELGETEEATSLTLKAEQLEKPSRASSFQRYTYQKSTELGNSSAGKAKAIQQNTKSSHRASNQPFKGASSSSSSSGAQNRVPHQKPNNPYARPTTELCYRCNKLGHRSNVCPERRQYALIDDYDEDDEEVGRCDEYEGVEFAVEESPEKINIVLQRILLSPNEDGQRHNIFRSLCSINNKVCNLIVDNGSCKNFVARKLVEYLQLPTQLHETPYSLGWVKKGPQVRVAKSCKVPVSIDNYSYGQN; from the exons atgggtgaagttacaaAAGCAGATCTTGATGCTCTTACTACTTCTCTTACCGCAGCGTTTACTGCTGCCCTCAACACCGTGAACGACTCCATGAACAATCAGATCGGAGAAACTCGTGGATTGTTGGGAGggaggaacaacaacaacaaccggAATAGAGGCAGGGAAGGAG AAGAAATTGTGCAACCTGAACAACAAGGACAATCTTATcaggattacaaagtcaaggctGAAATTCATTTCTTTTCAGGCAACTTGGGTGTGGAAGATTATCTGGATTGGCAACTTCAGGTGGAcagattctttgagattatggagGTTCCTAAAAACAAGCAGGTTAAGCATGTTGCCTGGCGATTAAAGAGTACTGCTGCAGTTTGGTGGGATAAGTTGCAGAATACTTGGAAGAAACAGAGGAAACAGGGGGTTAAAACATGGCGACGAATGAAACAACTTATGACGGAGAGATTCTTACCGgatgattatgagcagattCTTTACAGGTTGTATATTGAATGTGTTCAAGGCACTAGGACCGTGGCTGAGTACACTGGTAAGTTCTTACGCTATTTAGAGCGTAATGAACTAGGAGAAACTGAAG AAGCTACAAGCCTAACATTGAAAGCAGAACAATTAGAGAAGCCTTCACgagcttcttctttccaaagGTATACCTATCAAAAGAGCACAGAGTTGGGGAACTCCTCAGCTGGTAAAGCAAAAGCCATACAACAAAACACAAAGAGTTCTCATAGGGCTTCCAATCAACCTTTTAAAGGGGCTAGCAGTTCTAGCAGTTCCAGTGGTGCTCAAAATAGGGTCCCACATCAGAAGCCTAATAATCCTTATGCGAGGCCTACAACAGAACTCTGCTATAGATGCAACAAGCTTGGACATAGGTCTAATGTGTGTCCTGAGAGAAGACAATATGCCCTTAtagatgattatgatgaagatgatgaagaagttggAAGATGTGATGAATATGAAGGTGTAGAGTTTGCAGTGGAGGAGTCTCCTGAAAAGattaatattgtgttgcagAGGATCTTATTATCTCCTAACGAAGATGGGCAGCGACATAATATTTTCAGGTCACtttgttccattaataacaaagtgtgcaatCTAATTGTTGATAATGGTAGCTGCAAAAATTTCGTAGCCAGAAAATTGGTGGAGTATCTGCAGTTACCTACACAGCTTCATGAGACACCCTATTCTCTGGGatgggtcaagaaaggtccacaagttcgaGTTGCTAAGTCCTGCAAAGTACCAGTATCtattg ATAATTAtagttatggccaaaattga